Proteins from a single region of Hypanus sabinus isolate sHypSab1 chromosome 26, sHypSab1.hap1, whole genome shotgun sequence:
- the sdhaf1 gene encoding succinate dehydrogenase assembly factor 1, mitochondrial produces the protein MVRHSKLQKQVLKLYKQFLRAAKDKPGSLPLIRDEFHKNSQISRTDVMHIEYLLRRGQRQLELLRESNTKQVTAFIKFNPSNNHVAQKN, from the coding sequence ATGGTTAGACACAGCAAATTACAGAAACAGGTGTTAAAACTTTACAAGCAATTCCTTCGAGCTGCTAAAGATAAACCTGGCTCTTTGCCTCTGATTCGGGATGAATTTCATAAAAACTCCCAAATATCCAGAACGGACGTGATGCACATCGAGTACCTGCTGAGGAGAGGACAAAGGCAGCTGGAACTTTTAAGGGAGTCAAATACCAAACAAGTTACAGCTTTTATTAAATTCAATCCATCAAACAACCACGTGGCACAAAAGAATTGA